Part of the Helicobacter bilis genome is shown below.
AGGCTCATATAAGGGTATATGGCGACATGGAATCTTTGCGATAGGAATCTATCATAATCCACTAAAGCAGTATAAAAAACTCACGCCATTTGCCGCCTTAAAGGTTGGGACATGGCTTAGTGATAGATATTTTCAGCATGATTTTACAATATTTGCAGAATGTGGGTTACGCTTTAAAGTGTTTTAGCAATGCGTTTGTAGATTTCTACAATATGAATGCTTCAATCTTAAGTAAAGTATATCAAAGTGTGTTTTAGCACATTTTAAGATTAACATGCTAGAATATTGCTTTATGTTTATGGAATCCTTTTTGCACTCTGTGTTTTAGCATAAAGATTCTGTATGTAACAAGGAGTTATTTTGGATACGGATAGTTATCACTCGATTGGTATGGTTTTATTGGCATTTATTCTTATTCTTTTGAATGCTTTTTTTGTGTTATCCGAATTCGCTATGGTAAAAGTTAGAAAGTCTCGCTTAGAAGAGCTTGTAAAGCAAAATAATCAAGTCGCAAGACTAGCCCTTAAAATGTCTAATTCCCTTGATAGCTATCTCTCCGCTACTCAACTTGGCATTACGCTAAGCTCACTTGCACTAGGTTGGGTGGGGAATCATATCACCGCTTTGATTCTATATAGTATGAATGCGATTTTTCAAGTCCATACGCAGCTTTTAGATACCATTAGTTTGCTTATATCATTTAGTTTGGTAACGCTTCTTCATGTGATTTTAGGTGAGATTGTCCCAAAATCCATTGCTATTGCTAAAAGTGAGACAGCCTTTTTAGCGATTGCTCGTCCGCTTTATCTGTTTTGGCTTATCTTTTTCCCAGTGATTAAATTCTTTGACTTTGCTTCATCTATGTTTTTAAAGCTATTAAAAGTTCAAGCCCATAGTGAAGCCCATAGTGATGAAGAGCTAAAAATCATTGTGGGTGAGAGTTTAAAGGGGGGCTTTTTAGATTCTATTGAAGGGGAGATTATCAAAAATGCGGTTGATTTCTCCGATACTCTTGCAAGAGAGATTATGACACCTAGAAAAGATATGATATGCCTTGATAAGACTTTGAGTTATGAAAAAAATATTGAGACTATTATATCAGGTCCTAATCATACGCGTTATCCTTATTGTAATGGCAGTAAAGATAATGTGATAGGCGTTATTCATATACGCGATGTGCTTGCGGCAAATATTAAGAATAATTATCAGCCTATTAGCTTTGATTCCTTTGCAAAAAAAATGCTTATCGTCCCAGAGAGTGCCTCAATCTCGCAGATTCTATTAAAGATGAATAAAAAGAAAGTAGATACTGCCCTTGTCATTGATGAATACGGTGGCACAGCAGGTATGATTACCTCACAAGATATTATGCATGAAATTATGGGTAGCATTGTAATGGATACTAAAGAGAATGCTGATTATAAAAAGCTTGATGATAAAACCTATGAGTTTGATGGCAAGGTGGATTTAGAAAAGGTTGAGAGTATCTTTGGCTTTGAGTATGATGAAGAGTTTATGCAAGTTACCATTGGTGGCTATGTGCTAACACTCTTTGGCGATATGCCAAATATTGGCGATATAATTAGTGATGAAAAATGTCAATATGAAGTCTTAGAGATTGAAGAAACTCGTATAAAAAGGGTGAAAATCACTCTGGGCTAGACTAGATTCTATGCTTTTGGGTTAGCTTTTTCTTATTACAATAATGAAAATATTTATTTGGAGATATTGTTGCGATTTAATACTATTGTGTATTCTTATCTATTTTTTGCCCTTTTTGTTTTTAATGCGTTAGCTCTTTTAAGTGCAGAATTTATGCCTATTTTCTCACAGCTTTTTACTCTATTAGCAGAAGATGGTCGCATATATGATATATTCTCTTGTATTCTGCTTTTTGTCGTGCTTTTAACACTTCTTAGTATGCCTATCCGCATGTATAAACAAAGGCAAACTTTAGGCAAAACAGCACCTTTTATAGTCAGTATTACCGCTTTTATTTTGTTATGTATTGTATGTGTATTATTGTATTGGCTAAGTGGAAAGATTTTTGAAAAAGATTCTATGGACTTGCTACTTAGTGAAAAAAATGTCATGCAGACATGGCAGTCTTACTATACTTCATTTGAGTTTTTTATCTCATTTGCATGCTGGATTTTATTTATTATCTTGCCTTTAGCTTATAAGGCACTCTCTCTAAAGATTAATATAGAGCATAGAATCGGTAAATCCATGCTTATTTTAGAGCCAAGTATAACGACTATCATCATATTTATGAGTGCAAATGCCTATCACCCCTATTTTTCGCCCTTAGTGAGTAAATATATCCATTTTACTTGTTTTGTGATGGCAAATATATTACTACTTTATGTGCTATTTCGCAATAAAAAGCTATTTGGATTCTATGAATATGCAAATATTATTTTACTTTCTCTTAGCATTTTATATTTTGTGCTATGTAGTAGCAGTATGCTTCGTGGCGAGTTTTTTAACGCACAGCTTACACTTTATGCGTTAGGCATTGCTTCATGGTGTAGTGAATGGCTTTATAATCAAGAGATTGTCAGCGAACAAATCGCATCATAAGGGGGAATTATGAATATTGTTTTTTTAGGCACACCATTATTTGCTAAAGAGATTCTAGAAGGACTTATGAAAAATCACACTATTTTATCTGTGATAACACAGCCAGACAAGCCCTTTGGTAGAAAAAAGATTCTAAAAGCACCAGAAGTAAAAGAATGTGCTTTAGCAAATAATATCCCTTGCTTTCAACCTGAAAAAAGCATAGATATTATAGAAATTTTACATAATATAGACACAAAGCAAAAGATTGAAGCCATCATTGTAGTAGCCTATGGCAAGATTCTAAAAAAAGAGATTGTATCTCGTTATATTTGCCTTAACTTGC
Proteins encoded:
- a CDS encoding hemolysin family protein; protein product: MDTDSYHSIGMVLLAFILILLNAFFVLSEFAMVKVRKSRLEELVKQNNQVARLALKMSNSLDSYLSATQLGITLSSLALGWVGNHITALILYSMNAIFQVHTQLLDTISLLISFSLVTLLHVILGEIVPKSIAIAKSETAFLAIARPLYLFWLIFFPVIKFFDFASSMFLKLLKVQAHSEAHSDEELKIIVGESLKGGFLDSIEGEIIKNAVDFSDTLAREIMTPRKDMICLDKTLSYEKNIETIISGPNHTRYPYCNGSKDNVIGVIHIRDVLAANIKNNYQPISFDSFAKKMLIVPESASISQILLKMNKKKVDTALVIDEYGGTAGMITSQDIMHEIMGSIVMDTKENADYKKLDDKTYEFDGKVDLEKVESIFGFEYDEEFMQVTIGGYVLTLFGDMPNIGDIISDEKCQYEVLEIEETRIKRVKITLG